The following DNA comes from Anaerostipes rhamnosivorans.
GACTTCGCGTCCGTAAATTAGAATGTCAGCCGGCTCCTCATTCGCAGTATTCGTTTTATGCAGGTTGATCTGCTTTCCTACAGTACGTTCGAGTCACACCACAGTAGATTGAATAAGCAATGAGAGAAATGGTATTGATCCATTGTATTAATCCAAAGGAGAATTATTTTATGAACGCAGTAGGTATTGATGTTTCTAAAAGCAAAAGTGTTATCGCTATCCTTCGCCCTTATGGGGAGATTGTTTCTCCGCCATTTGAAATCAAACACATTTCCGGTAACATCCAATCTTTGATTGAGCAGATTAAATCTATCGACGGTGAATCCCGCATCGTTATGGAGCATACTGGTCGCTATTACGAGCCATTGGCTCATGAGCTTTCTCAGGCAAATCTTTTTGTAAGTGACATAAATCCAAAACTCATTAAAGATTTCGGAGATAATTCTCTCCGTAAAGTTAAATCAGATAAAGCGGATGCTATAAAAATTGCTCGCTATGCTCTTGACAGTTGGACTGATCTAAAACAGTATGGTCTTATGGATAAAATACGAAATCAGTTAAAATCTATGAACCGACAATTCACTTTCTACACAAAACATAAAACATCTATGAAAAACAACCTTATCGGTATCCTGGATCAGACCTACACAGGTGCAAATACCTACTTTGATAGCATCGCCCGCAATGACGGTAGTCAGAAATGGGTTGATTTCGCTGCTACATACTGGCACGTGGACTGTGTCCGCAAAATGTCTTTAAATGCTTTTTTAGACCATTATCAAAAATGGTGTAAACGAAAGAAGTATAACTTCAGCAAAGCCAAAGCTGAAAAAATCTATGGAACAGCCAAAGAGCTTATCCCTGTACTTCCAAAGAATGATTTGACAAAACTTCTTATCAAACAGGCCATAGAACAATTAAATATTGTATCCAAGACTGTAGAAGAACTCCGATCTCTGATGAATGAAACTGCATCTAAACTGCCCGAATATCCTGTTGTTATGGCAAAGAAAGGCGTTGGCAAATCCCTAGGCCCTCAATTGATGGCTGAAATCGGAGATGTAACACGCTTCACCCACAAAGGTGCCATCACTGCTTTCGCAGGTGTTGATCCCGGTATGAATCAATCCGGAACATATGATCAAAAAAGTATTCATGCTTCAAAATGAGGCTCAGCAACATTACGTAAGATATTATTTCAGGTTATGAGTATTCTTCTTAAATCCATGCCTCAAGATGATGCCGTTTATCAGTTCCTTGATAAGAAGCGTGCCCAAGGTAAGCCCTATTATGTCTATATGACTGCCGGTGCTAATAAGTTTTTGCGTATCTACTATGGCCGTGTAAAAGAGTATTTAACGGTCTTACGTAATCCAGAATAATCACAACCATTTTGGTATTCCATGGACCAGCGTAATGCGGTGGTCTTTTTGTGATGTCAAAAAACACTACATAAAACTTTAATAAATATTCTCTCTTTTCTATTGACTTTTTATTTGCAGGCTAATTCATTAAGAAGGGCAGTGCGAAAAGAATGACGTAGATAAGTGTAGTTGAAGTGTTTTATATGGCGACAAAAACCATCGTCACTGTAACCGCCTTCGGAAATCAGGCAGTGAATATGCGGATTCCATTTGAGGTCACGCCCAAAGGTTGATGAAAATCTCCGAGATGACTTTCTCAAAGACCGTTCGCTTCTTCATTGTCTCTTTCCCTCTGTCATAAGTGTGATTTCACGTATGTTTTTTACCATGAATCAATCTAAAAATTTTACTCCAGGTTTTATTATGGTTCTCCATCTTTGTAAGATATTCATAAGTCTATTATGGAGGAAAAAGGAACAAAAGGAAACTCCTATCTCCTCAAGAATGATGGAAAGGGGAGTTGAATAGGCGAAGGATATTTTTTATTTTGTTAAAACTGCACAAAAGGCAGATGAAATTTTTGAAATACAAGCCAAAAATCTGTAAAATAGAAATAAAATTTTTGAAACAAACAAAATATGATTGATTAAAAGATAATGATGTACTAAAATAAAGATATAACAAAGAAATACTTGCGGAAAGCAAGGATATAGGTGAAGAAAAGGAGAGAAATTATGCATGCTTTAAAACGTTTTGGAACAGCTTTTGGTGGTTACAAGATGATGGAAAATTATCCGGAGCCGACCTGTGGACCAGAGGATATTATTATTGAAATCAAGGCGGCAGCCATCTGTGGAGCTGATATGAAACACTGGGGCGTTGACAATGGATATGATGACACAAATATTACACCGGATCAGCAGCAGTCAGTAAGAGGACATGAATTTGCAGGAGAAATCGTAGAAGTCGGATCTGAAGTAAAAGACTGGAAAGTCGGACAGAGAGTAGTGTCTGATAACAGCGCTCATGTCTGTGGTGTATGCCCGGCATGTGAGCAGGGAGATTTCTTATGCTGTGAAGAAAAAGTAAACTTAGGATTAGACAACAATACATGGGGCGGCGGATTTTCAAAATACTGTAAAGTTCCGGGAGAGATCTTAAGAATTCATAAACATGCGATCTGGGAGATTCCTGAAAGTGTAAGCTACGAAGAAGCATGTGTTATGGACCCGATCTGCAACTCTTATAAAGCAGTAGTACAGCAGGCTCACTTAATGCCGGGACAGGATGTGGTTGTATTCGGAACAGGTCCGATCGGATTATTTGCTGTACAGGCAGCGCGTTTAATGGGTGCGGTAAACATCGTTATGGTTGGTCTGGAAGAAGATGTGGAGACAAGATTCCCGATTGCCATGGAAGTCGGAGCAACACACTGTGTAAACGGATCTAAAGAAGATGTTGTGGTAAGATGTACAGAGATCTGCGGAAGAGATAATTTAGGACTGGTGATCGAATGCTCAGGAGCAAACATTGCACTGAAACAGGCGATTGAAATGACAAGACCAAACGCTGAGATCGTTCGTGCAGGTATGGGATTCAAACCTCTGGAATTCTCTATCAATGACATTACATCATGGAATAAGAGCATCATCGGGCATATGGCATATGACTCTACCACATGGAGAAACTGCTTAAGACTGTTAGAATCCGGACAGATTCAGGTAAAACCGATGATTACAC
Coding sequences within:
- a CDS encoding zinc-binding dehydrogenase; translation: MHALKRFGTAFGGYKMMENYPEPTCGPEDIIIEIKAAAICGADMKHWGVDNGYDDTNITPDQQQSVRGHEFAGEIVEVGSEVKDWKVGQRVVSDNSAHVCGVCPACEQGDFLCCEEKVNLGLDNNTWGGGFSKYCKVPGEILRIHKHAIWEIPESVSYEEACVMDPICNSYKAVVQQAHLMPGQDVVVFGTGPIGLFAVQAARLMGAVNIVMVGLEEDVETRFPIAMEVGATHCVNGSKEDVVVRCTEICGRDNLGLVIECSGANIALKQAIEMTRPNAEIVRAGMGFKPLEFSINDITSWNKSIIGHMAYDSTTWRNCLRLLESGQIQVKPMITHRLGLSEWEKGFDLMAKKQAVKVIFHYDYED